Proteins encoded by one window of Rhodamnia argentea isolate NSW1041297 chromosome 6, ASM2092103v1, whole genome shotgun sequence:
- the LOC115755711 gene encoding xyloglucan O-acetyltransferase 1 isoform X3, with product MEASRPFKDQNKQHSTTTTTTTFFSFWRFLPYTIYAILPLALFRLYFYPLPRSDHILVVSSLSSPRQAEKAGGDAVTEAPPPPPPPPCDYASGKWVPDKSEPLYNGTTCVLIRDAQNCIAHGRPDLDYLYWRWKPHQCHLPRFQPIKFLQLVRNKNVAFVGDSLARNQLESLVCMLSTVSDPILVYRDGEDNKFRKWNFPGHNMTISAYWSPFLVKGEENFPDYNKLYLDSVNERWAGDLGSLDMVVLSFGHWFVHPAVYFEGGSALGCHYCTGLNHTEIGFYGVLRKALRTSLKALIARTRASGRAMDVLVTMFPPAHFEGDWDKFGSCPKTKPYQEGEKLLEGMDAEMRKSLADEVEAAKADARDFSGIRLEALDITKLSLMRPDGHPGPYIFPFPFADGVKDRVQNDCVHWCLPGPIDTWNAILLEAIKRWRGGEMNR from the exons atggagGCTTCGCGCCCATTCAAAGATCAGAATAAGCAACactcgacgacgacgacgacgacaaccttcttctccttctggaGGTTCTTGCCCTACACCATCTACGCCATCCTCCCCTTAGCTCTCTTCCGCTTGTACTTCTACCCTCTCCCTCGCTCCGACCACATCCTCGTCGtgtcttctctctcctctccccgtCAAG CTGAAAAAGCAGGAGGTGATGCAGTCACTGaagcccctcctcctcctcctcctcctccctgtGACTACGCCAGTGGCAAGTGGGTCCCCGACAAGTCGGAGCCTCTGTACAATGGGACGACTTGTGTCTTGATAAGGGATGCCCAGAATTGCATCGCGCACGGCAGGCCTGATTTGGACTACCTCTATTGGAGGTGGAAGCCCCATCAATGCCACCTACCCAGGTTTCAACCGATCAAGTTTCTCCAACTTGTCAGGAACAAAAATGTCGCCTTCGTTGGTGACTCCCTGGCCAGGAACCAGCTAGAGTCTCTCGTCTGCATGCTGTCCACTGTTTCTGACCCCATCCTTGTTTATAGAGATGGAGAGGACAACAAATTTAGGAAGTGGAATTTCCCCGGTCACAACATGACCATTTCGGCCTACTGGTCACCTTTTCTAGTTAAGGGTGAGGAAAATTTCCCCGATTACAACAAGCTGTATTTGGACTCTGTGAATGAGAGGTGGGCAGGCGATTTGGGTTCACTGGACATGGTGGTTCTGTCATTCGGGCATTGGTTTGTTCATCCTGCTGTGTATTTCGAGGGTGGTTCTGCCCTGGGTTGCCACTACTGCACCGGCTTGAACCATACCGAAATCGGTTTCTACGGCGTGTTGAGGAAAGCCTTGAGGACTTCGCTTAAGGCCCTGATTGCTAGGACCAGGGCCAGTGGTAGAGCGATGGATGTGCTCGTGACGATGTTTCCGCCAGCGCATTTTGAGGGCGACTGGGACAAGTTCGGTTCTTGTCCGAAGACGAAGCCTTATCAGGAAGGTGAAAAGCTGCTGGAAGGAATGGATGCGGAGATGAGAAAAAGTTTGGCGGATGAAGTGGAGGCTGCGAAAGCAGATGCGAGGGATTTCTCAGGGATTAGGCTCGAGGCCTTGGACATAACCAAATTGTCGTTGATGCGGCCGGACGGCCATCCGGGCCCATACATTTTCCCGTTCCCGTTTGCCGACGGGGTGAAGGATCGCGTGCAGAATGATTGCGTGCATTGGTGCTTGCCAGGGCCCATAGACACATGGAACGCGATACTGTTAGAGGCGATCAAGAGATGGCGCGGCGGCGAGATGAACAGGTAG